The proteins below come from a single Parachlamydiales bacterium genomic window:
- the rplO gene encoding 50S ribosomal protein L15, whose translation MTDLSFLHNVSRPTQSRKRVGRGAGSGLGKTSGRGQKGAGARAGYKRRYGYEGGQFRTFMKMPIRGFSNVRFARRLKIVNINQIEAVYNDGEVVDGQSLYEKGFINSPNEKVKLLGNGTLTKKVTFKIDAISNGAKEKLRSHNA comes from the coding sequence ATGACAGACCTATCCTTTCTACATAACGTCAGCCGTCCTACACAATCTCGTAAAAGAGTAGGCCGCGGCGCAGGTAGCGGTCTCGGAAAAACTTCCGGACGTGGACAAAAAGGTGCCGGTGCTCGCGCTGGTTATAAAAGACGTTACGGCTATGAAGGCGGACAGTTCCGTACCTTCATGAAAATGCCTATTCGTGGATTTAGCAATGTACGCTTCGCTCGTAGATTAAAAATAGTCAACATCAATCAGATTGAGGCTGTTTATAACGACGGTGAAGTTGTCGACGGACAATCCCTATACGAAAAAGGCTTCATTAATAGCCCAAATGAAAAAGTTAAACTGTTAGGAAACGGTACGTTGACTAAAAAAGTTACATTCAAGATCGATGCGATCTCGAATGGTGCTAAAGAAAAGCTCCGTAGCCATAACGCATAG
- the rpsE gene encoding 30S ribosomal protein S5, with protein sequence MAKQSDQHKKEKPASDLQEKVLHINRCSKVVKGGRKFSFSALILVGDGKGRIGYGFAKANELTDAIRKGGESARKNLRKYATMGSTIPHEVSVKQDGATVFMAPAPEGAGVVAGSLVRSVLEMAGVKDVMAKILGANNPINILRATFKALEQLKTRDEIKQRRGIS encoded by the coding sequence ATGGCTAAGCAAAGCGACCAACATAAAAAAGAAAAACCTGCGTCTGACCTGCAAGAGAAAGTCTTGCACATCAACCGCTGCTCCAAAGTCGTCAAAGGTGGACGCAAGTTCAGCTTCAGCGCCCTTATTCTTGTGGGTGATGGCAAAGGCCGCATCGGTTATGGCTTCGCTAAAGCGAACGAACTAACAGACGCGATTCGTAAAGGCGGAGAGTCTGCACGTAAAAATCTGCGTAAATACGCGACCATGGGAAGCACTATTCCTCATGAAGTCAGCGTAAAGCAAGACGGCGCAACCGTCTTCATGGCCCCAGCTCCAGAAGGCGCAGGTGTCGTGGCAGGATCACTCGTACGCTCTGTTCTTGAAATGGCTGGCGTCAAAGACGTCATGGCAAAAATTCTCGGCGCAAACAATCCGATCAATATTTTGCGCGCCACATTCAAAGCCCTCGAACAGCTAAAGACGCGCGATGAAATTAAACAGCGTAGAGGAATATCATGA
- the rpsH gene encoding 30S ribosomal protein S8: MAISDPIADFLTRIRNGGRAKRRFVDVNWSKMKESLAEILRQQGFIENFLVKHDTPQRGTIRIFLKYDTNRLPVIKDLRRISKPGLRRYVTHNDIPYFYGGLGLSIVSTSQGVLPGVEATRRKLGGELLCMVW, encoded by the coding sequence ATGGCAATAAGCGATCCCATCGCCGATTTCCTCACCAGAATCCGCAATGGCGGCAGAGCTAAACGTCGCTTTGTCGATGTTAACTGGAGTAAGATGAAGGAAAGCCTCGCCGAAATCCTAAGACAACAAGGGTTTATTGAGAACTTCCTCGTTAAACACGATACCCCTCAAAGAGGGACCATCCGTATTTTCTTGAAATACGATACAAACCGCCTGCCTGTAATTAAAGACTTGCGCCGCATTTCCAAACCAGGCCTAAGACGTTATGTCACACATAATGACATACCTTACTTTTACGGCGGACTTGGATTATCTATAGTATCGACGTCGCAAGGCGTCCTGCCAGGTGTTGAAGCAACTCGTCGCAAATTAGGCGGCGAACTGCTCTGTATGGTATGGTAG
- the rplN gene encoding 50S ribosomal protein L14, which yields MLQQEAQAFVADNSGAKRVKIIKVLGGTRRRYAGVGDIVVCSVQEADPHGNVKKGDVVRAVIVRTKAGVRRKDGTVLYFDSNAVVLIDEKKNPRGTRVFGSVAREVRDREFLKIASLAPEVI from the coding sequence ATGTTACAACAAGAAGCTCAAGCTTTCGTCGCCGATAACTCCGGTGCAAAACGCGTCAAGATCATCAAAGTCCTCGGTGGTACAAGACGTCGTTACGCTGGCGTCGGCGATATCGTAGTGTGCTCGGTTCAAGAAGCCGATCCACATGGAAACGTTAAAAAAGGCGATGTAGTCCGCGCTGTGATCGTACGTACAAAGGCCGGCGTCCGTCGTAAAGATGGAACAGTCCTTTACTTCGATAGCAATGCAGTCGTCCTCATTGATGAGAAGAAAAATCCGCGCGGAACACGCGTCTTCGGGTCTGTCGCACGAGAGGTTCGCGACAGGGAATTCCTTAAAATCGCCTCTCTAGCACCCGAAGTGATTTAA
- the rpmC gene encoding 50S ribosomal protein L29 — protein MLKAQEIKEKSIEEIEALLNDARKELFGLINSAQFSKKFEKPHLKRHKRKEIARLLTVLRSKTAQAEAR, from the coding sequence ATGCTGAAAGCACAAGAAATTAAAGAAAAATCGATAGAAGAGATTGAAGCATTGCTAAACGATGCTCGTAAAGAGCTATTCGGACTTATCAACAGCGCACAATTCTCTAAAAAATTTGAGAAGCCCCATCTAAAACGCCACAAGCGTAAAGAGATTGCAAGGCTGCTCACGGTACTCCGCAGCAAAACTGCGCAAGCCGAAGCGAGGTAA
- the rplE gene encoding 50S ribosomal protein L5: MSRLKERYQNTVRQDLTKKFGYSNQMLVPKLDKIIISMGLAEASKDKNAIQDHLKELTLIAGQRAVPTKSRKAISNFKLREGQTIGAKVTLRGKRMFDFMYRFCNLVCPRIRDFQGFKAKGDGRGNYSLGIDDQQVFLELNLDEVKRAQGMNITFVTNAKNDEECIELLRLLGLPFKNLTICVAA, from the coding sequence ATGTCTAGGCTAAAGGAAAGATATCAAAACACCGTAAGGCAAGATCTTACAAAGAAGTTTGGTTATAGTAACCAAATGCTGGTGCCAAAGCTTGATAAAATTATTATCAGCATGGGATTGGCTGAAGCTTCTAAAGATAAAAATGCCATACAAGATCATTTGAAAGAACTCACGCTCATAGCCGGTCAGCGCGCCGTACCAACGAAATCCCGCAAGGCGATTTCCAACTTCAAGTTGCGCGAAGGCCAAACTATCGGCGCCAAAGTCACTCTGCGTGGAAAACGCATGTTTGACTTCATGTATCGCTTCTGTAACCTCGTATGCCCACGCATACGCGACTTCCAAGGCTTCAAAGCCAAAGGGGACGGCAGAGGTAACTACTCTCTAGGTATCGACGACCAACAGGTTTTCCTGGAATTAAACCTAGATGAAGTAAAGCGCGCACAGGGGATGAACATTACCTTCGTCACCAATGCTAAGAATGATGAAGAATGCATCGAGTTGCTTAGACTCCTCGGTCTTCCTTTCAAGAACTTAACCATCTGCGTAGCCGCATAA
- the rplQ gene encoding 50S ribosomal protein L17 yields MRHLNHKSKLNKTSSHRRCMLANALKSLIVHGRIETTEAKAKVLRSYADKLVTLAKSNTLSDRRKAVAQLMVRFNTLTPKQQREVKAGNTSSYNDDRVVIKKLFEEIGPRFTARNGGYTRIIKNRQRVGDNSLLCYLEYLSE; encoded by the coding sequence ATGAGACACTTAAACCATAAATCCAAACTCAATAAGACGAGTTCGCATAGACGCTGCATGCTAGCTAATGCTCTTAAGTCACTGATTGTGCATGGACGCATCGAAACGACAGAAGCAAAAGCAAAAGTTCTACGCAGTTATGCTGATAAATTGGTAACTTTGGCTAAGAGTAATACCCTAAGCGACCGTCGTAAAGCTGTTGCTCAACTGATGGTTCGTTTTAACACGCTTACGCCTAAACAACAACGTGAAGTTAAAGCGGGCAATACAAGCAGCTATAACGATGACCGCGTTGTCATTAAAAAACTGTTTGAAGAAATCGGCCCACGTTTTACAGCGCGTAATGGCGGTTACACCCGTATCATTAAAAATCGCCAGCGTGTAGGTGATAACTCATTGCTCTGCTATTTGGAATATCTTTCCGAATAA
- the rplX gene encoding 50S ribosomal protein L24, which yields MTKKRLKNIRKGDRVIAIAGNDKGRSGEVLAVIGEKVIVQGINIRKKHMKPTRDAQKGSILELERPIHRSNVMICTADDRPIKLKVHTTPEGERQLVYRDGDKQVVYRTIKKNQP from the coding sequence ATGACAAAAAAACGCTTAAAAAATATCCGCAAAGGCGACAGAGTCATCGCCATCGCCGGCAACGACAAAGGTCGCAGTGGCGAAGTACTCGCAGTCATAGGCGAAAAAGTGATAGTCCAAGGCATCAATATACGTAAAAAACATATGAAGCCTACACGTGACGCACAAAAAGGCAGCATCCTAGAATTAGAAAGGCCAATTCACCGTTCTAATGTTATGATCTGCACAGCAGATGACCGACCAATTAAACTTAAAGTGCACACGACCCCGGAAGGTGAACGTCAGCTTGTATATCGCGATGGTGATAAACAGGTGGTCTACCGCACAATTAAAAAGAATCAACCATAA
- the rplV gene encoding 50S ribosomal protein L22, translating into MQLAKAISKYIRISPRKARLAAGLARGKTVADATTQLKFSGLKAGRLLLKTLDSAVANAEQANARREDLVIVEVKVDEGPTLKRAKPKNRGGRHPIMKRTSHFTVVVANLEGVR; encoded by the coding sequence ATGCAACTAGCAAAAGCCATAAGTAAATATATTCGTATCAGCCCAAGAAAGGCAAGATTAGCTGCAGGCCTAGCCCGCGGTAAAACTGTCGCTGATGCCACTACCCAGCTTAAGTTTAGCGGCTTGAAAGCAGGGCGTCTGCTTCTCAAAACACTGGACAGCGCTGTCGCTAACGCAGAACAAGCAAACGCACGCCGTGAAGACCTAGTCATCGTCGAAGTTAAAGTCGACGAAGGTCCAACACTAAAACGTGCGAAACCAAAGAACCGCGGCGGACGTCATCCGATAATGAAAAGAACAAGCCACTTCACCGTCGTCGTAGCCAACCTGGAAGGAGTACGTTAA
- the rpsC gene encoding 30S ribosomal protein S3, which translates to MGQKVNPVGFRLVRNKKWRSQWYANKQEFSKFVAEDFKIRQELMKKPSCQGVSRIEIRRMSDKIEVTIVTARPGLVIGKKGQEIDILKAELSKLTGKEVWVEVEEVKRPDLDAQIAADAIAKQLERRIPFRRAMKKIIQASMDAGAGGIKVQVSGRIGGAEIARSEWYKEGSTPLHTIRADVDFAYGRAETVYGSIGVKVWIYRGDEVTTLPAKKEAT; encoded by the coding sequence ATGGGACAGAAAGTAAATCCAGTCGGATTCCGCCTCGTACGCAACAAAAAATGGCGTTCCCAGTGGTATGCAAACAAGCAAGAATTCAGCAAGTTCGTAGCGGAAGATTTCAAGATCCGTCAAGAACTAATGAAGAAGCCAAGCTGCCAAGGCGTATCACGCATTGAAATCCGTCGTATGAGCGACAAAATTGAAGTGACTATTGTCACAGCAAGACCCGGTCTAGTTATCGGTAAAAAAGGACAAGAAATTGATATCCTTAAAGCCGAACTAAGCAAACTAACCGGTAAAGAAGTATGGGTGGAAGTCGAAGAAGTCAAAAGACCAGATCTCGATGCTCAAATCGCAGCTGATGCTATTGCAAAACAGCTCGAAAGACGTATCCCTTTCCGTCGTGCTATGAAAAAGATCATTCAAGCTTCTATGGACGCTGGTGCAGGCGGGATCAAAGTGCAAGTCTCCGGACGTATCGGCGGCGCTGAAATCGCCCGCTCAGAGTGGTATAAAGAAGGCAGTACGCCTCTTCATACAATACGTGCTGACGTGGACTTCGCTTACGGAAGAGCAGAAACCGTGTACGGAAGCATCGGTGTAAAAGTATGGATCTATCGCGGAGATGAAGTTACAACACTTCCCGCTAAGAAGGAGGCCACCTAA
- the rpsM gene encoding 30S ribosomal protein S13 produces the protein MPRIVGTDIPDNKRLEISLMYIFGIGRHLSNEIIKRLNLNADMRANKLTQDDIARLNQLIAAEYIVEGDLRRQVQNNIKRLIGIHSYRGLRHRVGLPVRGQRTRTNSRTRKGRRKTVANKKK, from the coding sequence ATGCCTAGAATAGTAGGTACAGATATACCTGACAATAAACGCTTAGAAATCAGCCTGATGTACATTTTCGGCATCGGCAGACACCTCTCCAATGAGATTATTAAGCGCTTAAACCTGAACGCTGATATGCGCGCAAACAAGCTGACGCAAGACGATATCGCTCGCCTAAACCAACTTATTGCAGCAGAATACATCGTTGAAGGTGACTTGCGTCGTCAAGTCCAAAATAACATTAAACGTTTGATCGGCATTCACTCCTACCGCGGCCTGCGTCATAGAGTAGGTCTGCCTGTACGCGGACAAAGAACACGTACTAACTCCCGTACTAGAAAAGGCCGCCGTAAAACAGTCGCGAACAAGAAGAAGTAA
- the secY gene encoding preprotein translocase subunit SecY encodes MFHNIVRVFQVPELRFKILFTLLMLAICRIGVFIPVPGINGEIAVGFFQHLTGGAQSLFTLVGIFSGGAFSQMTVAALGVVPNISASIIVQLLVALWPSFQREMRENNVQARRKMNRYTRALTVILAVLQSFVYAKYALEMNLSRPGIISSELLDIQLLGAPWLFYLLTITTMTTGTVFLMWIGEQITDRGIGNGMSMIIALGILSQLPSAIGMVFQQLNLDSQEPGQMNFAYVTIMLIVFVLVTIGTILIIQGHRRIPLQYARRVVGRKEVQGGNSYIPLKINYAGVIPVIFASSLLMFPATVGTFLGSGNWLGQVASWVSPGQAAYNVFFVGLIFFFTYFWTATQFRPDQIASDMKKNGAFIPGIKQGKPTQDYLESTMSYITLLGASTLAAIAILPNIIGSILSVSPTISYFFGGTALLILVGVVLDTMKQVESHLLMKRYEGFMKRGRVRGR; translated from the coding sequence ATGTTCCACAACATCGTACGCGTATTCCAAGTACCTGAACTGCGATTTAAAATTCTCTTTACCCTCCTTATGCTTGCCATATGCCGTATCGGGGTATTCATTCCCGTCCCAGGCATAAACGGCGAAATCGCCGTAGGCTTCTTCCAACACCTTACGGGGGGCGCTCAAAGCTTATTCACCCTCGTCGGAATATTTTCCGGTGGTGCGTTTTCTCAAATGACGGTTGCAGCGCTGGGCGTAGTTCCCAATATCTCTGCTTCGATCATTGTACAGCTGCTTGTTGCCCTTTGGCCATCTTTCCAACGTGAAATGCGTGAAAATAATGTCCAAGCACGCCGTAAAATGAACCGTTATACTCGTGCGCTAACAGTTATACTTGCCGTGCTGCAGTCTTTCGTTTACGCGAAATACGCCCTTGAAATGAACTTGTCCAGACCGGGCATCATTTCTAGCGAACTGCTAGACATCCAGCTTTTAGGAGCCCCTTGGCTGTTTTATCTGCTTACCATCACTACAATGACCACAGGTACCGTTTTCCTTATGTGGATTGGTGAACAAATCACCGACCGCGGCATCGGTAATGGTATGAGCATGATCATCGCGCTAGGCATCCTATCCCAATTGCCCTCCGCTATCGGGATGGTGTTCCAACAACTTAACCTAGACTCGCAAGAGCCAGGACAAATGAATTTCGCCTATGTAACTATCATGCTTATTGTCTTCGTTCTCGTCACAATAGGTACGATATTAATCATTCAAGGACACCGGCGTATCCCTTTGCAATACGCTCGCCGTGTCGTCGGACGTAAGGAAGTCCAAGGCGGAAATTCGTACATACCTCTTAAAATCAACTACGCTGGCGTTATCCCTGTTATCTTCGCCTCTTCTCTATTAATGTTCCCTGCTACAGTAGGCACATTTTTGGGAAGCGGTAACTGGCTGGGTCAAGTCGCTTCCTGGGTCTCCCCTGGACAAGCCGCTTACAACGTTTTCTTCGTTGGTTTAATTTTCTTCTTTACCTATTTCTGGACAGCGACACAGTTCCGTCCTGACCAGATCGCGTCGGATATGAAGAAAAACGGTGCCTTCATTCCTGGAATTAAACAAGGCAAACCCACCCAAGATTACCTTGAATCTACAATGAGCTATATCACTTTGCTCGGCGCATCTACGCTCGCTGCAATTGCTATTCTCCCTAATATTATAGGTTCAATATTGTCGGTTTCTCCTACAATAAGCTACTTTTTTGGTGGTACAGCCCTGCTAATCCTTGTGGGTGTAGTACTGGATACAATGAAACAAGTGGAATCTCATCTTCTTATGAAACGCTACGAAGGCTTTATGAAGCGCGGACGCGTACGTGGACGATAA
- the rplB gene encoding 50S ribosomal protein L2: MLRKYRPITPGQRQLILPVHETLTRANAETNAVVKPHKPLLRSKKSTGGRCKVTGRITCRHKGGGHKQRFRVIDFKRDKENIPAKVASIEYDPNRTAYIALLHYKDGEKRYILAPHGLKAGDVVQTTAVPPYSVGNCMKLKDMPLGITICSIELIPGKGGKLVRSAGLGAQLMARSGGYATLRLPSGEMRLINETCRATIGQVSNLENNLRVESKAGRMRWKGVRPTVRGTAMNPVDHPHGGGEGRSKGNIPQTPWAIFTRGLRTRSPKKSNKLIVKDRRKR; this comes from the coding sequence ATGTTACGCAAATATAGACCAATTACACCAGGACAACGTCAGCTCATTCTGCCCGTCCATGAAACACTCACACGGGCAAACGCTGAAACCAACGCCGTTGTAAAACCACATAAGCCCCTCCTGCGCTCCAAAAAAAGCACAGGCGGAAGATGCAAAGTCACCGGACGCATCACTTGTCGTCATAAAGGTGGCGGTCATAAACAACGCTTCCGTGTGATCGATTTCAAACGCGACAAGGAAAATATTCCAGCCAAAGTCGCCTCTATTGAATATGATCCTAACCGTACTGCTTATATCGCGCTTCTTCACTATAAAGACGGCGAAAAACGCTACATATTAGCTCCCCACGGATTGAAAGCCGGCGACGTCGTTCAAACAACAGCAGTGCCTCCTTATAGCGTCGGCAACTGCATGAAGTTGAAAGATATGCCACTAGGTATCACCATCTGCAGTATCGAGCTTATCCCCGGTAAAGGTGGAAAACTCGTCCGTTCAGCAGGCTTAGGCGCACAGCTAATGGCACGCAGCGGCGGTTATGCTACTCTCCGTTTACCTTCCGGCGAAATGAGACTTATCAACGAAACCTGCCGCGCTACTATAGGTCAAGTTTCCAACTTGGAAAACAACCTTCGCGTAGAAAGCAAAGCTGGTCGTATGCGTTGGAAAGGCGTTCGTCCTACAGTACGCGGTACTGCAATGAACCCTGTTGACCACCCGCACGGTGGTGGTGAAGGCCGAAGCAAAGGAAATATTCCTCAAACACCTTGGGCGATTTTCACACGCGGACTCAGAACCCGCTCACCGAAAAAGTCCAATAAGCTTATCGTCAAAGACCGTAGGAAGAGATAA
- a CDS encoding DNA-directed RNA polymerase subunit alpha, which translates to MAVKYGTFEMPSKIIIDEDSASTTFARFIAEPFEKGFGHTVGNALRRILLSSLESPAIISVRLEGIPHEYMAIDGIVEDMTNIVLNFKGALLRRLTTDDVPDSREERILTTMLDISQVDLDKHKGLIQVKLKDVIKDSRFEVVNPELHLFTVTKPMTKQIDLRVAIGRGYVPSERLIIADRTVDEILLDASFSPVRLVNYYVEYTRVGQDTDFDRLIIEITTDGRVTPVEALSFAAQIGLKHFEVFNRLQSHIILFDEGDGDGDADHDEIMVKLAMRIDEMELSVRSTNCLAGANIETIAELVTIPERKMLEFRNFGKKSLNEIKAKLTEMGLYLGMDLSKYGINHDNVRQKISEYNEERHSRKEFSDASVTE; encoded by the coding sequence ATGGCAGTTAAGTACGGCACATTTGAAATGCCGAGCAAAATCATTATCGACGAAGACTCAGCATCTACCACCTTCGCACGTTTTATTGCTGAACCGTTTGAGAAAGGATTTGGCCATACTGTAGGTAATGCATTAAGACGCATATTGCTTTCCAGCCTAGAATCACCGGCGATTATTTCCGTTAGGTTGGAGGGGATACCTCACGAATATATGGCTATAGACGGTATCGTTGAAGATATGACGAACATCGTCCTCAATTTTAAGGGAGCTCTACTCCGTCGCCTAACTACTGACGACGTTCCCGACTCAAGAGAAGAAAGAATTTTGACCACTATGCTTGACATTTCGCAAGTCGATCTCGATAAGCATAAAGGTCTAATTCAAGTTAAATTGAAAGATGTCATCAAAGATAGCCGTTTTGAAGTCGTTAATCCTGAACTGCATCTGTTCACTGTCACCAAACCGATGACCAAGCAAATAGATCTCCGTGTCGCTATCGGTCGTGGGTACGTTCCTTCCGAACGCCTCATCATAGCTGATCGTACAGTAGACGAAATTTTGCTAGATGCTAGCTTCTCTCCTGTCCGTCTTGTTAACTACTATGTTGAGTATACTCGCGTAGGACAAGACACAGACTTTGATAGACTGATCATTGAAATTACTACCGATGGACGCGTCACTCCAGTTGAAGCTCTCAGCTTTGCCGCTCAAATCGGTTTAAAACACTTTGAAGTATTTAACCGTCTCCAATCACATATCATCCTCTTTGATGAAGGCGATGGCGATGGCGATGCTGACCATGACGAAATCATGGTGAAATTGGCAATGCGTATCGATGAGATGGAACTTTCCGTCAGATCGACTAATTGCTTAGCCGGTGCAAACATTGAAACGATTGCTGAGCTGGTAACGATTCCAGAGCGCAAAATGTTGGAATTTAGAAACTTCGGTAAGAAGTCCCTTAATGAGATTAAAGCAAAACTCACCGAAATGGGACTCTATCTCGGAATGGATCTCTCCAAGTACGGAATTAACCATGATAACGTACGGCAAAAAATTTCTGAATACAACGAAGAGCGCCACAGCCGTAAAGAATTCTCTGATGCATCAGTAACAGAGTAA
- the rpsK gene encoding 30S ribosomal protein S11: MSKQAANTKKTVKTRKKIVHQVPQGIVHVKATFNNTIISITDQLGRIIAWSSAGKVNYSGSRKSSAFAATVAAQDAAKTAQAYGVKEVKLELKGPGAGRESAVRGILSSGIMITEIRDVTPVAHNGCRPRKRRRV, from the coding sequence TTGTCTAAACAAGCAGCAAATACAAAAAAAACAGTTAAGACACGTAAAAAAATCGTGCACCAAGTCCCTCAAGGGATCGTACACGTTAAAGCTACGTTTAACAACACCATCATAAGCATAACCGACCAATTAGGTCGCATTATTGCCTGGTCCTCTGCCGGTAAAGTTAACTACTCCGGTTCAAGGAAATCATCAGCATTCGCCGCTACTGTAGCAGCTCAAGATGCTGCTAAAACAGCACAAGCTTATGGTGTAAAAGAAGTCAAACTTGAACTTAAAGGCCCAGGTGCTGGACGCGAATCCGCAGTAAGAGGTATCTTAAGCTCAGGCATTATGATTACTGAAATACGTGACGTTACTCCGGTAGCCCACAACGGCTGCCGTCCAAGAAAACGCCGACGCGTATAA
- the rplP gene encoding 50S ribosomal protein L16, producing MVLQPKRTKHRKMMKGQCRGLSKGGNFVDFGEYGIQVLGRGWITNKQIEAARVAINRYFQRRGKVWIRIFPDKPVTKKPAEVRMGKGKGGLDHWVAVVRPGRVLFEVGNVPRELAQSALRRAAAKLGIPTRFVERVEQV from the coding sequence ATGGTCTTACAACCAAAAAGAACTAAACATCGCAAAATGATGAAAGGCCAATGTCGCGGTCTTTCAAAAGGCGGTAATTTCGTCGATTTTGGCGAATACGGCATTCAAGTCCTTGGAAGAGGCTGGATTACTAACAAACAAATCGAAGCTGCTCGTGTTGCTATCAATAGATACTTCCAGCGCCGTGGTAAAGTTTGGATCCGCATATTCCCGGACAAACCCGTCACCAAAAAACCCGCAGAAGTACGTATGGGTAAAGGTAAAGGCGGTCTCGACCACTGGGTAGCCGTAGTACGCCCCGGTAGAGTACTTTTTGAAGTAGGTAACGTGCCGCGCGAATTAGCGCAAAGCGCCCTACGTCGCGCCGCCGCAAAGCTAGGTATACCTACCCGCTTTGTAGAAAGAGTTGAACAAGTGTGA
- the rpsQ gene encoding 30S ribosomal protein S17: METQNATERKKRKIKKGIVVSNKMQKTLVVRVQRTLLHPRYGKVITLNKKYYAHYEGNDYKVGDEVSIMETRPMSKLKRWRVVA; this comes from the coding sequence ATGGAAACGCAAAACGCTACTGAAAGAAAAAAACGCAAAATAAAGAAAGGGATCGTTGTATCTAACAAGATGCAAAAAACTCTTGTCGTCCGCGTACAGCGCACATTGTTGCATCCACGCTATGGCAAGGTGATCACCCTTAACAAGAAATACTATGCCCACTACGAAGGCAACGACTACAAAGTCGGAGACGAAGTGAGCATCATGGAAACGCGCCCGATGTCCAAATTAAAAAGATGGCGCGTAGTGGCTTAA
- the rplR gene encoding 50S ribosomal protein L18, with protein sequence MHSEIKNKPQMRLKRAQRVRVKLNGTRHKPRLCMFKSNKHIAAQLIDDEAGATLAHVSTYAKAKKNTPQGKKSKATAEALGKEMAELAHKHQIKEVIFDRGCNKYHGVLASFADAVRAAGIHL encoded by the coding sequence ATGCATAGCGAAATAAAAAATAAACCACAGATGAGACTAAAGCGTGCTCAACGTGTTCGCGTTAAATTAAACGGAACACGCCACAAACCGCGTCTCTGCATGTTCAAGAGCAATAAGCACATTGCTGCTCAATTGATCGACGACGAAGCAGGCGCGACACTCGCCCACGTCTCTACCTACGCTAAGGCCAAAAAAAATACCCCCCAAGGTAAAAAGTCTAAAGCTACTGCTGAAGCTCTTGGCAAGGAAATGGCTGAATTAGCGCACAAACACCAAATCAAAGAAGTAATCTTTGATAGAGGTTGTAATAAATACCATGGCGTTCTTGCAAGCTTTGCTGATGCAGTGCGCGCCGCCGGAATTCACCTCTAA
- the rplF gene encoding 50S ribosomal protein L6: MSRKGKQPIALPKGVEVNVHDGKISVKGPKGTLTQDLIDGISIKIEDGHILVEPDATKSDMGKFHGLYRSLISNMVEGTTKGFEKQLELIGVGYRATVQGHFLDLQLGFSHPTKLAIPQGIQVKVEKNIVTVTGNNKQEVGQYCASIRAVRPPEPYQGKGVRYKDEYVRRKQGKSSGKK, encoded by the coding sequence ATGTCTCGTAAAGGTAAACAACCCATCGCCCTTCCAAAAGGCGTAGAAGTCAATGTGCACGACGGCAAGATTTCTGTTAAAGGCCCTAAAGGTACTTTGACACAAGATCTAATTGATGGCATTAGCATTAAAATCGAAGACGGTCATATACTGGTCGAACCCGATGCTACGAAAAGCGATATGGGAAAATTTCACGGCCTCTACCGTAGCTTAATAAGCAATATGGTAGAAGGCACTACTAAAGGGTTTGAAAAGCAACTCGAACTGATCGGTGTCGGCTACCGTGCAACCGTACAAGGCCACTTCCTCGACCTGCAGCTCGGATTTTCCCATCCCACAAAGCTAGCAATACCTCAGGGTATTCAAGTTAAAGTTGAAAAAAACATCGTCACTGTAACAGGCAATAACAAGCAGGAAGTAGGACAATATTGCGCCTCCATCCGCGCTGTGCGCCCACCAGAACCCTACCAAGGCAAAGGTGTACGTTACAAAGACGAGTATGTCCGGCGTAAACAGGGCAAATCCTCAGGCAAAAAGTAA